One stretch of Chryseobacterium indologenes DNA includes these proteins:
- the ypfJ gene encoding KPN_02809 family neutral zinc metallopeptidase — protein MRWTDDRGGNVDDRRGSGGGGGGMIVGGGLGTLIIAAIVFFLGGDPSGILNSGSIQSSGNAGERRELTAQEKQIGEMVDMMSGWNTLTWDQIFKENGMTFSEPRIVLFENTTSSGCGTAQSAMGPFYCPADQKIYMDMEFFGELQQRFGAKVTEFTVAYVLAHEMGHHVQTLLGTTQKVDALRRSGRYSEAEMNKISVATELQADFYAGVWAKRTDESRKILEPGDIQSAIEAAEAVGDDNIQKRGQGYVNQESFTHGSSAQRKEWFMKGYNTGDIRQGDTFNQLLK, from the coding sequence ATGAGATGGACAGACGACAGAGGCGGAAACGTAGATGATCGCCGGGGCTCCGGAGGCGGAGGCGGTGGTATGATTGTAGGCGGCGGACTCGGAACTTTAATTATAGCAGCCATTGTTTTCTTTTTGGGAGGTGATCCTTCCGGTATTTTGAATTCCGGCAGTATACAGTCTTCAGGAAATGCAGGAGAAAGAAGAGAACTTACTGCACAGGAAAAACAGATTGGGGAAATGGTTGACATGATGTCCGGATGGAATACCCTAACCTGGGATCAAATTTTTAAAGAAAATGGAATGACTTTTTCCGAACCTAGAATTGTACTTTTCGAAAACACTACCAGTTCCGGATGTGGTACTGCTCAATCTGCCATGGGACCATTTTACTGTCCTGCCGATCAGAAAATCTATATGGACATGGAGTTTTTCGGTGAGCTTCAACAAAGGTTTGGAGCCAAAGTTACCGAATTTACCGTGGCCTATGTTCTTGCTCATGAAATGGGGCATCACGTACAAACTCTTCTGGGAACTACCCAAAAAGTAGACGCCTTGAGAAGAAGCGGAAGATATTCTGAAGCCGAAATGAACAAAATATCTGTAGCTACAGAGCTACAGGCAGATTTTTATGCCGGAGTTTGGGCTAAACGTACTGATGAATCCAGAAAAATTCTGGAACCTGGAGATATTCAGTCTGCAATAGAGGCTGCAGAAGCTGTAGGTGATGATAATATCCAAAAAAGAGGACAGGGATATGTCAACCAGGAAAGCTTTACCCATGGGTCATCTGCCCAGCGTAAAGAATGGTTTATGAAAGGATACAACACCGGAGATATCAGACAAGGTGATACCTTCAACCAGCTTTTAAAATAG